One Alicyclobacillus acidoterrestris DNA window includes the following coding sequences:
- a CDS encoding nucleotidyltransferase family protein — protein MKALLLAGGLGTRLRPLTENLPKPMTPVFHRPWLEHLIVHLRDQGIEDIVLAVKYHADKIQSYFGDGESLGVNLQYAYERQLLGTAGAIKNAQAMLGDTFLVFNADIIHHIDLQPLLEFHRGHRGLVTIGLTEVEDPSQYGVVQRTKLGEIIRFVEKPRREEAPSNLINAGIYVMEKAALDWIPESRETSIERETFPTLIENGMGVYGTSIHGYWMDMGTHERYLQVHRDVFDGKFPLRLSTPMVRDGVWMGRNIEIAANVRIEPPVVIGHGAVIEYGSTVGPFTVVGDQAVIGPDCSVRNSVIWPKARIKGRTQLSGAIVGHGFTVTVGETAAREELEAVMQ, from the coding sequence ATGAAGGCATTGTTGTTAGCAGGAGGACTTGGGACACGTTTACGCCCCTTGACAGAAAACCTTCCAAAACCGATGACACCCGTGTTTCATCGACCATGGCTTGAACACCTCATTGTGCATCTTCGTGACCAGGGCATTGAAGACATCGTGCTTGCGGTCAAGTATCACGCAGATAAAATTCAATCCTACTTTGGTGACGGGGAGTCGCTTGGCGTCAACCTCCAGTACGCCTATGAGCGACAGTTGCTCGGAACTGCGGGGGCGATTAAAAATGCCCAAGCTATGCTCGGCGATACATTCCTCGTCTTTAACGCAGATATCATTCATCACATCGATTTACAACCGCTATTGGAGTTTCACCGAGGGCACCGCGGGTTGGTTACGATTGGCCTCACGGAGGTAGAGGATCCGTCGCAGTACGGTGTGGTACAGCGGACCAAGCTGGGCGAAATCATTCGCTTTGTGGAGAAGCCGCGGCGGGAAGAAGCCCCGTCCAATCTCATCAACGCGGGTATCTATGTCATGGAGAAAGCCGCGCTCGATTGGATTCCTGAGTCTCGTGAAACGTCGATTGAGCGGGAGACGTTCCCGACGCTTATCGAAAACGGAATGGGCGTCTATGGCACCTCGATTCATGGTTATTGGATGGATATGGGGACTCACGAGCGGTACCTCCAGGTTCATCGCGACGTATTCGACGGCAAGTTCCCGCTTCGCCTGTCTACGCCAATGGTTCGCGATGGCGTCTGGATGGGCAGGAACATCGAGATTGCAGCGAACGTGCGGATAGAGCCGCCAGTGGTTATCGGTCATGGCGCAGTGATCGAGTATGGAAGCACCGTCGGACCGTTTACGGTGGTTGGAGATCAGGCGGTAATTGGACCCGATTGTTCCGTTCGCAACTCGGTCATCTGGCCGAAGGCGCGCATCAAGGGGAGAACGCAACTGTCGGGTGCGATTGTCGGCCACGGGTTTACGGTAACTGTCGGTGAAACAGCGGCGCGCGAAGAATTGGAGGCGGTGATGCAATAA
- a CDS encoding glycosyltransferase family 4 protein, whose product MFEIAYVSTYVPKKCGLATYTHHLRQSVQQAAQNADFRDQVVAVVGADEDRNMYNRSYWLLRRDVLWDYERLAKRINNSSIQLVSLQHEFGIFGGEAGEHVLEFARALQKPLVTTFHTVFEKPMSPYREIQQALIRQSAHITVMNRRAVGYLRDAYGVPIEKISYIPHGTPGPSAKPRTLLRQELGWHGRKVILTFGLLGPSKGIESILAALPRVVEEVPNVLYVIAGQTHPEIVKQHGEAYRDKLRKMIDDHQLQNHVIMLDRYMTETDITELITACDLYVTPYPGMEQITSGTLAYAVGAGRPVLSTPYAYARDLLKDLPALLIPYGDTDRWSSEMIRMLTQDAVRSAYEQQIQKIGRSMQWARVGISHWNLFCSLIDARRAVEGSEMFLATR is encoded by the coding sequence ATGTTTGAGATTGCTTACGTGAGCACCTACGTCCCGAAAAAGTGTGGACTGGCGACATATACGCATCATTTGCGGCAGAGTGTACAGCAAGCCGCGCAAAATGCCGATTTTCGCGATCAGGTCGTCGCTGTCGTCGGCGCGGATGAGGATAGAAACATGTACAACCGTTCGTATTGGTTGCTGCGTCGCGACGTGTTGTGGGATTACGAGCGGTTGGCCAAACGGATTAATAACAGTTCGATTCAACTTGTCTCGCTTCAGCACGAGTTTGGTATTTTCGGCGGCGAGGCTGGTGAGCACGTGTTGGAGTTTGCGAGAGCGCTGCAGAAGCCGCTCGTGACTACATTCCACACGGTGTTTGAAAAGCCCATGTCCCCTTATCGGGAAATTCAGCAAGCGTTGATTCGGCAGAGCGCACATATTACGGTGATGAACCGCCGAGCTGTCGGCTACCTGCGAGACGCGTATGGCGTGCCGATTGAAAAGATATCGTATATCCCGCACGGCACCCCGGGGCCGTCTGCAAAGCCGCGAACTCTTTTACGCCAAGAGCTTGGGTGGCACGGTCGCAAAGTCATTCTCACGTTTGGCCTCTTGGGGCCGAGCAAGGGAATCGAATCTATCTTGGCAGCACTGCCGCGCGTGGTGGAAGAGGTCCCGAACGTGTTGTATGTGATTGCGGGCCAGACCCATCCGGAAATTGTGAAACAGCACGGCGAAGCCTATCGAGATAAATTGCGCAAGATGATTGACGACCATCAGCTGCAAAATCACGTCATCATGCTGGATAGGTACATGACGGAAACGGATATCACGGAACTGATTACCGCGTGTGATTTATATGTCACGCCGTATCCGGGTATGGAGCAAATTACGAGCGGCACACTCGCGTATGCAGTGGGGGCCGGGCGCCCTGTCTTGAGTACGCCGTACGCATATGCCCGCGACTTGCTCAAGGATTTGCCGGCATTGTTGATTCCCTACGGCGATACGGATAGATGGTCGAGCGAAATGATCCGGATGCTGACTCAAGATGCGGTTCGAAGTGCCTACGAACAGCAAATCCAAAAAATTGGACGCTCGATGCAATGGGCACGAGTAGGGATTTCACATTGGAACCTGTTTTGCAGCCTTATCGATGCGCGGCGCGCGGTGGAAGGGAGCGAAATGTTCCTTGCTACCCGTTAA